From Shewanella psychrophila, a single genomic window includes:
- a CDS encoding tryptophan halogenase family protein has translation MPEKNKITKVLIVGGGTAGWLAANHLGKRFSDLDGPNIEVTLIESPNIPNIGVGEGTVPMMRETLRYLGIDEGYFVQSCDATFKQSIKFVDWVYNPKEKNHSYHHLFDYPMSHDSAFYWHKTSASSRDSFANSVSVQSVLADAGLGPKLVTQPQFQGVTSYAYHLDARKFSEVLRLNALSKFGLSHILDDVLEVTLSDSGDISTVSTSQNGELEADLFIDCTGFSARLIEKACKVPFVDKGDVLFVDSALAVQVPYEKSHDAIPCFTLSTAKEAGWIWDIGLTERRGVGYVYSSRHSSRQDAEKVLSEYLGGKVSEAEFRHIPMRIGYREKAWHRNCVAIGLSGGFVEPLEATGLLVFDVTSRMLAECIPNKLSSMHLVAERFNQRTVDTWNKVIDFIKLHYVASKRNDTEFWSDNRKEASIPDSLKQKLALWSSELPNRYDFTSTLEIFNLENYQYVLYGMDFDTDLGYSEVSKDGLDKFLSEQNKIAEFIHQAKTQLEPHRELIEKIHKFGIQKV, from the coding sequence ATGCCAGAAAAAAACAAGATCACTAAGGTATTAATTGTTGGTGGTGGAACTGCAGGCTGGTTAGCTGCTAATCATCTTGGTAAACGTTTTTCTGATCTAGATGGACCTAACATTGAGGTGACTTTGATTGAGTCACCTAATATCCCTAATATTGGTGTAGGGGAAGGTACAGTGCCTATGATGCGTGAAACTTTACGTTATCTGGGAATCGATGAAGGTTATTTTGTCCAATCTTGTGATGCTACCTTTAAGCAAAGCATTAAATTTGTCGATTGGGTATACAACCCAAAAGAGAAAAATCATTCGTATCACCATCTTTTTGATTATCCTATGAGTCATGACTCAGCTTTTTATTGGCATAAAACATCTGCTTCGAGTCGTGATAGTTTTGCCAATTCTGTATCCGTGCAAAGTGTGTTAGCTGATGCAGGTTTAGGGCCTAAACTTGTCACTCAACCTCAGTTTCAAGGAGTCACTAGTTATGCTTATCACTTGGATGCACGTAAGTTTTCAGAGGTATTAAGGCTTAATGCGTTATCCAAATTTGGCTTGTCTCATATTCTTGATGATGTGCTTGAGGTCACTTTATCTGATAGTGGCGATATTTCTACTGTGTCAACGAGTCAGAATGGGGAGTTAGAAGCTGATTTATTTATCGATTGTACAGGGTTTAGTGCGCGGCTTATTGAAAAAGCTTGCAAGGTACCATTTGTCGATAAAGGGGACGTACTTTTTGTTGATTCTGCGCTAGCCGTTCAAGTTCCCTATGAAAAATCTCATGATGCAATTCCTTGCTTTACTTTATCTACAGCTAAAGAGGCTGGCTGGATTTGGGACATAGGCTTAACTGAACGAAGAGGAGTTGGCTACGTCTATTCAAGTCGCCATAGCTCTAGGCAAGATGCTGAAAAAGTACTCTCAGAGTATCTGGGTGGAAAAGTGAGTGAAGCTGAGTTTAGGCATATCCCCATGCGTATCGGTTATCGCGAGAAAGCTTGGCATCGTAATTGTGTTGCTATAGGTTTATCCGGTGGGTTTGTTGAGCCTTTAGAAGCGACGGGTTTACTTGTTTTTGATGTAACTTCAAGAATGCTAGCTGAGTGTATTCCTAATAAGTTGAGTAGTATGCATTTAGTTGCTGAACGCTTTAATCAGCGGACTGTAGATACTTGGAATAAGGTCATTGATTTTATTAAGCTTCATTATGTGGCTTCTAAACGTAATGACACTGAGTTTTGGAGCGATAATCGCAAAGAAGCCTCTATACCAGATTCTCTGAAGCAAAAACTTGCTCTATGGTCCTCAGAGCTGCCCAATCGTTATGATTTCACTTCGACTCTAGAGATTTTTAATCTAGAGAATTACCAGTATGTACTTTATGGGATGGATTTTGATACAGACTTAGGCTATTCAGAAGTTTCAAAAGATGGCTTAGATAAATTCTTATCTGAACAAAATAAGATTGCTGAATTTATTCATCAAGCTAAAACTCAGCTTGAGCCTCATCGTGAGTTAATTGAAAAAATTCATAAGTTTGGCATACAAAAAGTATAA
- a CDS encoding TonB-dependent receptor: MRPSNFKKSVLATNIALLLGTAVSMSAIAAEADSAVTADENIEKIEVRGIRASQQANLNAKRFSDGTVDAITAEDIGKFPDKNVAESLQRIPGVTIQRQFGEGAGVSIRGAGQDLTLTTLNGQNVASTGWFVLEPAKRSFNYELLPSELVGDIEVYKSSQADLAEGGIGGTVIINTRKPLDMDSLTFYASAEGQYQSDSDTVDPQFSALGSWKNDEETFGVLVSGVLQDRSLQRQGNEAFWEWGAGPVAFEQERKRSALTATFQYAPTDSLNFVFNAIDMQMEANNTNYALWLTQGDTSWSGAPGSGAWDDTTWLGGCGLCGGDAPSADGSGTQVAGPLNVAFWQARPREATMKSQVFDLKMEYAGDNYEFTTQIGTTTSSGGTDFEMVVDDGTGGTPIPGGSYDFTGGSQTWDTNGFDIAAYDPGSLTMGTGSNFNRTPKTDDESYIQADIKFDVDFGVINAIKTGVKYAQHNTTSRRYEYIQAEGFDTTIATSSVAAGTIDVGAGDYQIAKFDPEALKAWAKSSIIGESEDLGSYREVDEDNYAAYVMANFGTDGMRGNFGVRYAGTEATSTYYQSGKKVSDDASYGEWLPSLNVVLDLSDDVIMRASAARVMARPQYDDMYVNPNVLGADDDLPDNQYWVVGNIGLNPYVANQMDLGIEWYFNEDSLVSVGLFWKDVKNFVTINEYRADSADIPFEGTLRPDEEAAGWTVQEKQNGESAIIQGAEFQYQQDYGNGLGSIVNYTYTDTETGEDTYTDMNPFLSDSSEHSYNVTGYFENDLFQVRLAYNWRSEYMIREQGSYGNRLHDAFGSLDLSAIWHVTDYLDIKLDGNNLLEEGSVQTGNNNFQTNRSGFTNGFPTFEYEMARRVTLGASVRF, encoded by the coding sequence ATGCGACCATCTAATTTTAAGAAAAGTGTACTAGCTACAAATATAGCGCTATTGCTAGGTACTGCAGTCTCTATGTCTGCAATCGCGGCAGAAGCAGATTCAGCTGTAACGGCTGATGAAAACATTGAAAAGATTGAAGTTCGAGGGATTCGTGCTTCGCAACAGGCCAATTTGAACGCCAAGCGTTTCTCTGACGGTACTGTTGATGCGATTACCGCTGAGGATATCGGTAAGTTCCCGGATAAAAACGTTGCTGAGTCTTTACAGCGCATTCCTGGTGTAACTATCCAGCGTCAGTTCGGTGAAGGTGCAGGTGTTTCAATACGAGGTGCAGGTCAAGATCTGACCTTAACTACACTTAATGGTCAGAATGTTGCGTCAACAGGTTGGTTCGTATTAGAGCCTGCGAAGCGTTCATTTAACTATGAGCTACTCCCTTCTGAGCTTGTTGGCGATATAGAAGTTTATAAATCATCTCAAGCAGATCTAGCCGAAGGTGGTATTGGTGGTACGGTAATTATTAATACTCGTAAACCGCTTGATATGGACTCTCTAACTTTTTATGCTTCCGCTGAAGGTCAATATCAGAGTGACTCTGATACGGTAGACCCCCAGTTTTCAGCTTTGGGTTCTTGGAAAAATGATGAGGAAACATTTGGTGTTTTAGTTTCAGGTGTTTTGCAAGATCGTAGCTTACAGCGCCAGGGTAATGAAGCTTTTTGGGAGTGGGGAGCTGGTCCCGTTGCATTTGAGCAAGAGCGTAAACGTTCTGCTCTTACTGCTACTTTCCAATATGCTCCAACAGATTCGCTAAACTTTGTTTTCAACGCGATTGATATGCAGATGGAAGCAAATAATACCAACTATGCACTTTGGCTTACTCAAGGTGATACATCTTGGTCTGGTGCCCCAGGTTCTGGTGCGTGGGATGATACAACCTGGTTAGGCGGTTGTGGTCTATGTGGTGGTGATGCTCCGAGTGCTGATGGTTCAGGGACTCAAGTTGCTGGTCCTTTGAATGTTGCTTTTTGGCAGGCTCGTCCACGTGAAGCGACAATGAAGTCTCAAGTATTCGATTTAAAGATGGAATACGCAGGTGATAACTATGAATTTACCACACAGATAGGCACAACAACGTCATCTGGTGGTACAGACTTTGAAATGGTTGTAGATGACGGTACTGGTGGCACACCAATCCCAGGTGGTTCCTATGACTTTACTGGTGGAAGCCAGACTTGGGATACTAATGGTTTCGACATCGCAGCTTACGATCCTGGGTCATTAACCATGGGGACAGGTTCAAACTTTAACCGCACCCCAAAGACTGATGATGAAAGCTACATTCAAGCTGATATTAAATTCGATGTTGATTTCGGTGTGATCAATGCGATTAAGACTGGTGTTAAATACGCACAGCACAATACAACTTCTCGTCGCTATGAGTATATTCAGGCTGAAGGTTTTGATACGACTATTGCAACAAGTAGTGTTGCTGCTGGAACTATAGATGTCGGAGCCGGTGACTATCAGATAGCAAAGTTTGATCCTGAAGCGCTAAAAGCGTGGGCTAAATCTAGCATAATTGGCGAAAGTGAAGATTTAGGTTCATATCGTGAAGTTGATGAAGATAATTATGCTGCATATGTGATGGCGAACTTTGGTACAGACGGCATGCGCGGTAACTTTGGTGTTCGTTATGCTGGGACTGAAGCAACTTCAACATATTATCAAAGTGGTAAGAAAGTTTCGGATGATGCAAGTTATGGTGAATGGTTACCAAGCTTAAACGTAGTCTTGGACCTTTCTGATGATGTGATAATGCGTGCTTCAGCAGCTCGAGTTATGGCTCGTCCACAATATGATGATATGTATGTTAACCCGAATGTTTTAGGTGCTGATGATGATCTGCCTGATAATCAGTACTGGGTAGTAGGTAATATTGGTCTTAATCCATACGTGGCTAACCAAATGGATTTAGGTATTGAGTGGTACTTCAACGAGGACTCTTTAGTATCTGTAGGCCTATTCTGGAAAGATGTTAAGAACTTCGTAACTATCAATGAATACCGTGCAGATAGTGCAGACATTCCATTCGAGGGAACATTACGACCTGATGAAGAAGCTGCTGGTTGGACTGTTCAAGAGAAACAAAACGGTGAGTCAGCGATTATCCAAGGTGCTGAATTTCAGTATCAACAAGATTACGGTAATGGTTTAGGTTCTATTGTTAACTATACCTACACTGATACAGAGACTGGTGAGGATACTTACACTGATATGAATCCATTCTTGAGTGATAGCTCAGAACATTCATATAACGTGACAGGTTACTTTGAAAATGATCTTTTCCAAGTTCGTTTAGCATATAATTGGCGTAGTGAGTACATGATCCGTGAGCAAGGTTCTTATGGAAATCGCTTACATGATGCATTTGGTAGCTTAGATTTAAGTGCTATCTGGCATGTAACTGATTATTTAGATATCAAACTTGATGGTAATAACTTACTTGAAGAAGGTTCGGTTCAGACTGGTAACAATAACTTCCAGACAAACCGTAGCGGTTTCACTAATGGTTTCCCTACATTTGAATATGAAATGGCTCGTCGTGTGACTTTAGGTGCGAGTGTAAGGTTCTAA
- a CDS encoding sulfite exporter TauE/SafE family protein, protein MTGATFANSTGAGGGVIFIPVFSSLNFSNEQSISTSFAIQCFGMTAGALTWWLHFKKENQSGLRRELVKLICICSPLSIAGIWTTQVLAIQSPTSLEHSFSLFSILLGFAILLSSITLTSTTEHRVLNRNETLQLSLLAYVGGVITAWLSVGVGEVIVIYLLLKKTTPTLAIALGVIVTALTVWSVSPIHLSNQGDAYFNVILFAGPGAILGGILAKKLALHLPVKGLKIFFAGWIILSGIAMLLI, encoded by the coding sequence ATCACAGGCGCTACCTTCGCTAATTCAACAGGCGCCGGCGGAGGCGTTATTTTTATCCCAGTCTTTAGCAGTCTCAACTTCAGCAATGAACAAAGCATTTCGACATCTTTCGCTATTCAATGCTTCGGCATGACTGCTGGTGCACTAACCTGGTGGCTTCACTTTAAGAAAGAGAATCAATCGGGCCTGCGAAGAGAGCTTGTCAAACTAATCTGTATTTGCTCTCCCCTTTCCATAGCCGGGATCTGGACCACGCAAGTTCTTGCAATTCAATCACCTACCTCGCTTGAGCATAGCTTCAGTTTGTTCTCTATTCTACTAGGTTTCGCAATTCTCTTAAGCAGCATAACGCTAACAAGCACAACTGAGCATCGTGTACTGAATCGAAATGAGACCCTGCAACTTTCACTTTTAGCTTATGTTGGCGGAGTAATAACTGCTTGGCTGTCAGTAGGTGTGGGCGAAGTCATCGTTATCTATTTACTTCTAAAAAAGACAACGCCAACCTTAGCTATTGCTCTGGGCGTAATAGTCACAGCACTTACGGTCTGGTCTGTTAGTCCAATACACCTATCTAACCAAGGTGACGCCTATTTTAACGTGATCTTATTCGCAGGGCCAGGCGCTATCCTAGGTGGTATTTTGGCAAAGAAGCTAGCACTACACCTCCCGGTGAAAGGACTTAAAATATTTTTTGCTGGATGGATAATTCTTTCTGGTATCGCAATGCTATTGATTTGA
- a CDS encoding SapC family protein — protein MPNEITLLEPNKHSNFKVSKPNYSQFSNQHILPITLHEFSRAATEYPIVFVKNSETGQFQSVVMLGLQPEQNLSVVNGEWIGSYIPNTVTDYPFAVVLNAEQPDKIWIGIKEQSSQVGTEVGDSLFNAGEETPFFTRRREEIVQHFEQEQATQAILQLIAEKGLFRQQSLTVNIKGDQRNINGLYMIDEAKLNDLNDDDFLDLKKRGLLGPIYGHLTSLHQVNRLARTEVSKG, from the coding sequence ATGCCTAATGAAATAACACTTTTAGAACCCAACAAGCATTCAAACTTTAAAGTTTCAAAACCCAACTATTCACAATTTTCCAATCAACATATTCTCCCTATCACCCTTCATGAGTTCTCTAGAGCAGCAACTGAATACCCAATAGTTTTTGTTAAAAATAGTGAAACAGGTCAGTTCCAATCTGTCGTCATGTTAGGTCTCCAGCCTGAGCAAAATTTAAGTGTGGTTAACGGTGAGTGGATAGGAAGCTATATTCCTAACACTGTAACAGATTACCCTTTTGCTGTTGTTTTAAATGCAGAGCAGCCTGATAAAATATGGATAGGAATCAAAGAGCAATCATCTCAAGTAGGAACTGAAGTGGGTGACTCCCTTTTTAATGCTGGTGAAGAAACACCTTTCTTCACCAGGCGTAGAGAAGAAATCGTACAACATTTCGAGCAAGAACAGGCAACTCAAGCTATTTTGCAATTAATCGCCGAAAAGGGTTTATTCAGACAACAATCGTTGACTGTCAATATCAAAGGTGACCAACGTAATATAAATGGCTTATATATGATAGATGAAGCCAAGCTTAATGACCTAAATGATGATGACTTTCTTGATTTGAAAAAAAGAGGCCTATTGGGGCCCATCTATGGTCATTTAACGTCTTTACATCAAGTTAATCGTTTAGCAAGAACAGAGGTTTCAAAAGGTTAA
- a CDS encoding tryptophan halogenase family protein yields MAKEAIKNITIVGGGSSGWMTAMYLQRLYNQSGGTVKIRLVESKDVGTIGVGEATVHSIRFFFAAMGLDENELLRETNATLKNGIMFRNWMKPKDGQTHEYFHPFEQQRPAGPLDNATAWVQSPKHVSYAQATSISSELISNANSPKTATSPQYQGIVPYGYHLDAILMGKYLRKKACGAGVEHIEANVKHVKTDGETITSIITNKGEFTSDIFIDCTGFKGLLIESLRDNNWQSFEQELPCNKAVAIQRKPLLGQSPKPYTLATALTNGWAWEIDLSNRQGTGYVYDGNRLTRKEAEAELLEHLGDSQEILKTVHLDMKIGCRKEFWIGNCISIGLSGGFIEPLESTGLHIVNVGARLLATHLSSNAPTQPVRDSYNKTLNGIYQDLRQFIILHYCLSDRDDTEFWKQAAKTAAYAKGLPEMLELWRNKTCEFMDLAGGYGTIFNDENYRFILYGMDHTPDLSQPASEYEIQNILQRLAQQQEQADKSAMLHSEFLKLVSK; encoded by the coding sequence ATGGCTAAAGAAGCAATTAAAAATATCACAATTGTTGGCGGCGGTAGCTCTGGCTGGATGACTGCTATGTATTTGCAGCGACTCTACAATCAATCAGGAGGAACAGTAAAGATTAGATTAGTAGAAAGTAAAGACGTCGGTACAATTGGTGTAGGAGAAGCGACAGTACACAGTATCAGATTTTTCTTTGCCGCTATGGGCTTAGATGAGAACGAGTTACTAAGAGAAACTAACGCAACTTTGAAAAACGGAATCATGTTCCGTAATTGGATGAAACCTAAAGATGGTCAAACCCATGAGTATTTCCACCCTTTCGAGCAACAAAGGCCTGCGGGTCCATTAGATAATGCAACTGCATGGGTTCAGTCTCCTAAACACGTTAGCTACGCGCAAGCGACAAGTATCTCATCTGAACTAATAAGTAACGCAAACAGCCCTAAAACAGCGACTTCACCTCAGTACCAAGGCATCGTTCCTTACGGTTACCATTTAGATGCTATATTAATGGGGAAGTACCTTCGTAAGAAAGCTTGCGGAGCCGGTGTCGAGCATATTGAAGCTAATGTGAAGCATGTTAAAACTGATGGTGAAACCATTACTTCAATCATTACAAATAAGGGAGAATTTACCTCTGATATTTTCATTGATTGCACGGGCTTCAAAGGCTTATTAATTGAATCATTAAGGGATAATAATTGGCAATCATTTGAACAAGAACTCCCTTGTAATAAAGCGGTTGCAATCCAAAGAAAACCTCTATTGGGCCAATCCCCTAAACCATATACCCTTGCAACAGCTTTGACTAACGGTTGGGCTTGGGAAATAGATCTTTCAAACCGTCAAGGGACTGGCTATGTGTATGATGGGAACAGACTGACAAGAAAGGAAGCGGAAGCAGAGCTATTAGAACACCTTGGTGATAGCCAAGAAATCCTAAAAACTGTCCATCTTGATATGAAAATAGGCTGCAGAAAAGAGTTTTGGATAGGTAACTGCATAAGCATTGGTTTATCCGGTGGTTTCATCGAACCTCTTGAATCAACAGGGCTACATATTGTCAATGTTGGAGCTCGTTTATTAGCGACCCATTTATCTTCAAATGCCCCGACTCAACCGGTTAGAGACTCCTATAACAAGACATTAAATGGGATATACCAAGACCTGAGGCAGTTTATCATATTACACTACTGTCTCAGCGATCGGGACGATACTGAGTTTTGGAAGCAGGCGGCTAAAACAGCAGCCTATGCTAAGGGCTTACCTGAAATGCTCGAATTATGGCGTAACAAAACCTGTGAATTTATGGATCTAGCTGGTGGCTATGGCACTATTTTCAATGATGAAAACTATCGTTTTATCTTATATGGAATGGACCATACACCTGACCTCAGCCAACCAGCTTCGGAATATGAAATTCAAAATATTTTACAGAGGTTAGCGCAACAACAAGAACAAGCCGATAAATCAGCCATGTTACATTCTGAGTTTTTAAAGCTGGTCTCTAAATAA